A genome region from Homo sapiens chromosome 19 genomic scaffold, GRCh38.p14 alternate locus group ALT_REF_LOCI_22 HSCHR19KIR_T7526_BDEL_HAP_CTG3_1 includes the following:
- the LOC128966730 gene encoding putative killer cell immunoglobulin-like receptor like protein KIR3DP1 — MSLMVVSMACVGFFLLQGAWPHEGGQDKPFLSAWPSPVVSEGEHVALQCRSRLGFNEFSLSKEDGMPVPELYNRVFRNTVFIGPVTPAHAGTYRCRGSHPHFLTGWSAPSNPLVIMVTGVHRKPSLLAHPGPLVKSEETVILQCWSDVMFEHFLLHREGKFNDTLRLTGELHDGVSKANFSIGRMTQDLAGTYRCYGSVPHSPYQLSAPSDPLDIVITGLCGKPSLSAQPRPMVKAGESVTLSCSSRSSYDIYHLSREGEAHELRFPAVPKVNGTFQANFPLGPATHGGTYRCFGSFRDSPYEWSDLSDPLLVSVTDSMKEKGKDVIL, encoded by the exons ATGTCGCTCATGGTCGTCAGCATGGCGTGTGTTG GGTTCTTCTTGCTGCAGGGGGCCTGGCCACATGAGG GTGGTCAGGACAAGCCCTTCCTCTCTGCCTGGCCCAGCCCTGTGGTGTCTGAAGGAGAACATGTGGCTCTTCAGTGTCGCTCTCGTCTTGGGTTTAACGAATTCAGTCTGTCCAAAGAAGACGGGATGCCTGTCCCTGAGCTCTACAACAGAGTATTCCGAAACACCGTTTTCATAGGCCCTGTGACCCCAGCACATGCAGGGACCTACAGATGTCGGGGTTCACACCCACACTTCCTCACTGGGTGGTCAGCACCCAGCAACCCCCTGGTGATCATGGTCACAG GAGTCCACAGAAAACCTTCCCTCCTGGCCCACCCAGGTCCCCTGGTGAAATCAGAAGAGACAGTCATCCTGCAATGTTGGTCAGATGTCATGTTTGAGCACTTCCTTCTGCACAGAGAGGGGAAGTTTAATGACACTTTGCGCCTCACTGGAGAGCTCCATGATGGGGTCTCCAAGGCCAACTTCTCCATCGGTCGCATGACGCAAGACCTTGCAGGGACCTACAGATGCTACGGTTCTGTTCCTCATTCCCCCTATCAGTTGTCAGCTCCCAGTGACCCTCTGGACATCGTGATTACAG GTCTATGTGGGAAACCTTCTCTCTCAGCCCAGCCGCGCCCCATGGTTAAGGCAGGAGAGAGCGTGACCTTGTCCTGCAGCTCCCGGAGCTCCTATGACATCTACCATCTATCAAGGGAGGGGGAGGCTCATGAACTTAGGTTCCCTGCAGTGCCCAAGGTCAATGGAACCTTCCAGGCCAACTTTCCTCTGGGCCCTGCCACCCACGGAGGGACCTACAGATGCTTCGGCTCTTTCCGTGACTCTCCCTACGAGTGGTCAGACCTTAGTGACCCACTGCTTGTTTCtgtcacag ATTCtatgaaggagaaaggaaaagatgtGATACTGTAA